A genome region from Magnolia sinica isolate HGM2019 chromosome 8, MsV1, whole genome shotgun sequence includes the following:
- the LOC131252724 gene encoding UDP-glycosyltransferase 76B1-like, with translation MDRSKEGPGQHRKPTHLVLFPCPLQGHITPMIQLAAILHSKGFSITIVHTQFNSPTPSDYPNFNFEPISDGLSTDQTQMEDVMALITLLNGNCHGPFNDLMAQMLSEEDPRGSIRCIVSDALMHFTQSVADHFKIPRIILRTSSATSFVTCAAFPLLREKGYLPIQDPQSEMPVSELPPLRIKDLPNISTDNSDTLYELVAHMNNETRASSGLIYNSFDHIEETALAKIQQDFPIPFFPIGPLHKYSSGSSSSLLPHDHSCIIWLDKQAMESVIYVSFGSLASMEKKELEEIAWGLANSGQPFLWVVRPGSVRGSLSVEMPDGFEEETQGRGLVVKWAPQQEVLAHPSVGGFWTHNGWNSTVESICEGVPMLCWPCFGDQKVNARLVSHVLKVGVQLENGLEREKISWAIRRLMVEKEGEEMRRNIRKLKEKADHCLREGGSSYESIDKLVNCILSF, from the exons ATGGATAGATCAAAAGAGGGACCTGGGCAGCATAGGAAACCCACCCATTTGGTGCTTTTCCCATGCCCATTACAAGGCCACATAACTCCCATGATTCAGCTAGCTGCAATCCTACACTCCAAAGGATTCTCAATCACCATCgtccacactcaattcaactctCCCACTCCATCCGACTATCCAAACTTCAATTTCGAACCCATATCTGATGGCCTATCAACCGATCAGACACAGATGGAAGATGTCATGGCCCTCATCACGCTCCTTAACGGCAATTgccatggcccatttaatgatctCATGGCTCAGATGCTCTCTGAGGAGGACCCACGTGGTTCAATCCGTTGCATTGTTTCTGACGCTCTCATGCACTTCACGCAGTCTGTGGCTGACCACTTCAAGATCCCGAGGATCATCCTACGGACCAGCAGCGCCACATCATTTGTCACGTGCGCCGCCTTCCCGCTCCTCCGGGAGAAAGGCTATCTTCCCATACAAG ATCCTCAATCGGAGATGCCAGTGTCCGAGCTCCCGCCTCTCAGGATCAAAGATCTACCAAACATCAGCACAGACAACTCGGACACATTGTATGAGCTGGTGGCCCACATGAACAACGAAACAAGGGCTTCTTCCGGGCTAATCTACAACTCATTCGACCACATTGAGGAAACTGCATTGGCTAAAATCCAGCAAGACTTCCCAATACCGTTCTTTCCGATCGGGCCACTTCATAAGTACTCATCAGGATCATCCAGCAGTTTGCTGCCACATGATCACAGCTGCATTATTTGGCTGGATAAGCAGGCGATGGAGTCCGTCATCTACGTCAGCTTTGGGAGCTTAGCTTCCATGGAGAAAAAAGAGTTAGAGGAGATAGCATGGGGCCTAGCCAATAGTGGCCAGCCCTTCTTGTGGGTGGTTCGACCCGGATCTGTTCGTGGGTCTTTGAGTGTTGAAATGCCAGATGGGTTCGAAGAGGAGACACAAGGGAGGGGTTTGGtcgtcaagtgggccccacagcaagaGGTCCTGGCTCACCCTAGTGTGGGAGGTTTCTGGACACACAATGGCTGGAATTCAACGGTGGAGAGTATTTGTGAAGGGGTGCCTATGCTATGTTGGCCTTGTTTTGGTGATCAAAAGGTGAATGCTAGGCTTGTAAGCCATGTGTTGAAGGTGGGTGTTCAACTAGAGAATGGACtggagagagaaaagataagttGGGCCATAAGAAGATTAATGGTGGAGAAGGAAGGAGAAGAGATGAGGAGAAATATAAGGAAACTGAAAGAAAAGGCTGACCATTGTTTAAGAGAAGGGGGTTCTTCCTATGAGTCGATAGATAAGTTAGTAAACTGTATCCTGTCATTTTAA